From a region of the Drosophila gunungcola strain Sukarami chromosome 2R unlocalized genomic scaffold, Dgunungcola_SK_2 000030F, whole genome shotgun sequence genome:
- the LOC128256884 gene encoding maltase A1, which produces MRPQSAACLFLALVGLVGATEWWESGNYYQIYPRSFRDSDGDGIGDLNGVTEKLQYLKDIGFTATWLSPIFKSPMVDFGYDISDFYTIQPEYGTMEDFERMIAKAKEVGIRIILDFVPNHSSDQNEWFTKSVDGDPVYKDFYIWHDGKINNETGEREPPSNWNSEFRYSAWEWNEVRQQYYLHQFAIQQADLNYRNPAVVNEMKNVIRFWLGKGVSGFRIDAVPYLFEVDLDRYNQYPDEPLTNDPVSCPDPDDHCYTQHIYTQDQPETIDMVYQWRELVDEFHKTNGGDKRLLMTEAYTSFENIISYYGNGVRNGSHIPFNFDFLTSINNASKAGDYVAHIKKWMDAMPAGVYANWVLGNHDNKRVASRFGVQRTDLINILLQTLPGHAVTYNGEELGMTDVWISWEDTVDPNACNSDPDNYYARSRDPARSPYQWDASSKAGFTSADHTWLPVSNDYKTNNALQQLRAPRSHLQIFKKLVRVRKEPSFRQGELNIQAIDDDVIIYSRQKTDSDLYVIVLNLGSTAKTLDLTKYYGLGTQAEVITTSLNSQYIDGDVIKPTEFVANPYVGTVLVAV; this is translated from the exons ATGCGCCCGCAATCAGCTGCGTGTCTATTCCTGGCCCTCGTTGGCCTCGTGGGAGCCACCGAGTGGTGGGAGAGTGGAAACTACTACCAGATCTACCCGCGCTCCTTCCGCGACTCCGACGGCGACGGCATTGGCGACCTCAACGGGGTCACCGAGAAGCTGCAGTACCTGAAGGACATCGGCTTCACGGCCACCTGGCTGTCGCCCATCTTCAAGTCGCCGATGGTGGACTTCGGCTACGACATCTCCGACTTCTACACCATCCAGCCGGAGTACGGCACCATGGAGGACTTCGAGCGCATGATCGCCAAGGCCAAGGAGGTGGGCATCCGGATCATTCTGGACTTCGTGCCCAACCACTCGAGCGACCAGAACGAGTGGTTCACCAAGTCGGTGGACGGCGACCCCGTCTACAAGGACTTCTACATCTGGCACGACGGCAAGATCAACAATGAGACCGGCGAGCGGGAGCCGCCGAGCAACTGGAACTCCGAGTTCCGCTACAGTGCCTGGGAGTGGAACGAGGTGCGCCAGCAGTACTACCTCCACCAGTTCGCCATCCAGCAGGCCGACCTCAATTACCGCAATCCGGCCGTGGTGAACGAGATGAAGAACGTGATCCGCTTCTGGCTGGGCAAGGGCGTCTCCGGGTTCCGCATCGACGCCGTGCCCTACCTGTTCGAGGTGGACCTGGACCGCTACAACCAGTACCCGGACGAGCCGCTGACCAACGACCCCGTGAGCTGCCCCGATCCGGACGACCACTGCTACACGCAGCACATCTACACGCAGGACCAGCCGGAGACCATTGACATGGTGTACCAGTGGAGAGAGCTGGTCGACGAGTTCCATAAGACGAATGGCGGCGACAAGCGGCTGCTGATGACGGAGGCGTACACTAGTTTCGAAAACATCATCAGCTATTACGGAAACGGGGTGAGGAACGGCTCCCACATCCCCTTCAACTTTGACTTCCTCACGAGCATCAACAACGCCTCGAAGGCCGGCGACTATGTGGCGCACATCAAGAAGTGGATGGACGCCATGCCCGCCGGTGTGTATGCCAACTGGGTGCTGGGCAACCACGACAACAAGCGCGTGGCCTCCCGCTTTGGCGTCCAGCGCACCGACCTCATCAACATCCTGCTGCAGACGCTGCCCGGCCACGCGGTCACCTACAACGGCGAGGAGCTGGGCATGACCGACGTTTGGATCAGCTGGGAGGACACCGTGGACCCCAACGCCTGCAACTCGGACCCGGACAATTACTACGCCCGATCGAGGGACCCGGCGCGATCGCCCTACCAGTGGGACGCCTCCTCCAAAGCAG GCTTCACCAGTGCCGATCACACCTGGCTGCCAGTGTCCAATGACTACAAGACCAACAACGCTCTCCAGCAGCTGCGAGCCCCTCGCTCCCACTTGCAGATCTTCAAGAAACTGGTGCGAGTCCGCAAGGAGCCATCCTTCCGCCAGGGAGAGCTCAACATTCAGGCCATCGACGACGACGTGATCATCTATTCGCG TCAAAAGACCGATAGCGATCTCTACGTGATCGTTCTCAACTTGGGCAGCACTGCCAAGACCCTGGACCTGACCAAGTACTATGGACTGGGCACCCAGGCGGAGGTCATCACCACTTCCCTGAATTCGCAGTACATCGATGGCGACGTCATCAAGCCCACGGAGTTCGTGGCCAATCCCTATGTGGGCACCGTTCTTGTGGCAGTCTAA
- the LOC128256898 gene encoding COP9 signalosome complex subunit 7 translates to MTQDMLLGNEEPSKSKETFLEKFCVLAKSAEGAALLDVIRQALEAPNVFVFGELLAEPSVSQLKDGPNAKHFESLNLFAYGTYKEYRAQPDKYIDLSPAMQKKLQHLTIVSLAIKAKSIPYDLLLSELEIDNVRHLEDIIIEAIYADIIHGKLFQNTRILEVDYAQGRDIPPGYTGQIVETLQAWVNSCDSVSNCIEMQIKYANAEKSKRLINKERVEQDLINLKKVLKSQTSDSDESMQIDTHGPGTSGGLGQSELRKKPSKLRNPRSAAVGLKFSK, encoded by the exons ATGACACAGGACATGCTGCTTGGCAACGAGGAGCCGAGCAAGAGCAAGGAGACTTTTTTGGAGAAGTTCTGCGTCCTGGCGAAGTCAGCCGAAGGTGCCGCCCTGTTGGACGTGATTCGGCAGGCCCTGGAAGCCCCAAACGTCTTTGTTTTCGGCGAATTACTTGCGGAACCTTCCGTATCGCAG TTGAAGGACGGTCCGAATGCCAAGCACTTCGAGTCCCTTAACCTCTTTGCCTACGGAACCTACAAGGAATACCGCGCTCAGCCGGACAAATACATTGATTTGAGTCCCGCCATGCAGAAAAAGCTGCAGCACCTGACCATCGTCTCACTGGCCATCAAGGCCAAGAGCATCCCCTACGACCTGCTCCTTAGCGAACTGGAGATCGACAACGTCCGTCACCTGGAGGACATCATCATCGAGGCCATTTACGCAG ACATCATCCACGGAAAGCTGTTCCAGAACACACGCATTCTGGAGGTGGACTACGCCCAGGGTCGCGACATTCCGCCAGGATACACTGGCCAGATCGTGGAGACCCTCCAGGCCTGGGTCAACTCCTGCGACAGCGTCTCCAACTGCATCGAAATGCAGATCAAGTACGCCAACGCCGAGAAATCCAAGAGGCTGATAAACAAGGAGCGCGTGGAACAAGAT CTCATTAATCTGAAAAAGGTGCTAAAGAGCCAGACTTCGGACAGTGATGAGAGCATGCAAATCGACACCCATGGACCGGGAACAAGTGGTGGGTTGGGTCAATCGGAGCTACGCAAAAAGCCTTCCAAGCTGAGGAATCCACGCAGTGCGGCAG TTGGCCTGAAGTTCAGCAAGTGA
- the LOC128256911 gene encoding larval cuticle protein 3, with product MFKILLVCALVALVAANSNVEVKELVNDVLPDGFVSKLVLDDGSASSATGDVHGNIDGVFEWISPEGVHVRVAYKADENGYQPQSDLLPTPPPIPAAILKAIAYIQANPSKN from the exons ATGTTCAAGATC CTGCTTGTCTGCGCCCTTGTCGCCCTGGTGGCCGCCAACTCCAATGTCGAGGTCAAGGAACTGGTCAACGATGTGCTGCCCGACGGCTTTGTGAGCAAGCTGGTCCTCGACGACGGATCTGCATCTTCGGCCACTGGAGATGTCCACGGAAACATCGACGGAGTCTTCGAGTGGATTTCCCCCGAGGGCGTTCATGTGCGAGTGGCCTACAAGGCCGACGAGAACGGATACCAGCCCCAGAGCGACCTTCTGCCCACTCCCCCTCCGATCCCAGCGGCCATTCTCAAGGCCATTGCCTACATCCAGGCCAACCCCAGCAAAAACTAA
- the LOC128256891 gene encoding probable cytochrome P450 4ad1, whose product MMLSDPAEIQNILSSSSLLYKEHLYSFLRPWLGDGLLTSSGARWLKHQKLYIPAFERQAIEGYLRVIHRTGEQFVQKLDGLSATQEIFDAQELVAKCTLDIVCENATGQGSSSLNGEPSDLHGAIKELCDVVQERTFSIVKRFDALFRLTSYYLKQRRALSLLRRELNRIIAQRRHKLALVNTSQSGQPINKPFLDVLLSAKLDGRALKEREIIEEISTFIFTGHDPIAAALSFTMYTLSRHSAIQQKAFEEQQRIFGNNLSGEADLVCLDKMYYLEVIIRETLRLYPSVPLIARTNRKPIDINGTKVAKRTTVIMCLIAMGYNEKYFDDPCTFRPERFENASGNVGIEAFKSVPFSAGPRRCIAEKFAMYQMKALLSQLVRRFEILPAVDGLSPGINDHSREDCVPQSEYDPVLNIRVTLKSENGIQIRLKKR is encoded by the exons ATGATGCTGAGTGATCCGGCGGAAATTCAG AACATTCTGTCAAGTTCATCGCTGCTGTACAAGGAGCACCTTTACTCCTTTTTGAGACCCTGGCTGGGGGACGGTCTGCTCACCAGTTCCGGTGCCCGCTGGCTAAAGCACCAGAAGCTCTACATCCCCGCCTTCGAAAGACAGGCCATCGAGGGATACCTGCGGGTGATTCATCGGACGGGCGAACAATTTGTCCAGAAGCTCGACGGTCTGTCGGCCACTCAGGAAATCTTCGATGCCCAGGAACTGGTTGCCAAGTGTACACTGGATATTGTGTGCG AAAACGCGACTGGCCAGGGCAGTAGCTCGCTGAATGGAGAGCCCTCGGATTTGCACGGCGCCATCAAGGA ATTGTGCGATGTGGTGCAGGAGCGCACCTTCAGCATTGTGAAGCGGTTCGATGCCTTGTTCCGACTTACCTCCTACTACTTGAAGCAGCGCCGAGCTCTGTCCCTCCTCCGCCGCGAACTAAATCGG ATTATTGCGCAACGTCGACACAAGTTGGCCCTGGTAAATACAAGTCAGTCAGGGCAGCCAATAAACAAACCCTTCCTCGACGTCCTGCTCTCTGCCAAACTAGATGGCCGAGCCCTCAAGGAGCGGGAGATTATCGAGGAAATTTCCACCTTCATATTTACC GGTCACGATCCTATAGCCGCCGCCTTATCCTTCACCATGTATACTCTATCCCGCCACTCGGCGATTCAGCAAAAGGCTTTTGAAGAACAGCAGCGCATCTTTGGCAATAATTTATCGGGAGAGGCGGACTTGGTTTGCCTGGACAAGATGTACTACCTGGAGGTGATCATTCGAGAAACCCTGCGATTGTATCCATCTGTGCCGCTGATTGCCCGAACCAACCGCAAACCCATCGACATTA ATGGCACCAAGGTGGCCAAGCGGACCACGGTGATCATGTGTCTCATAGCCATGGGCTACAATGAAAAGTATTTCGACGATCCGTGCACCTTCCGTCCCGAGAGATTCGAGAATGCCAGCGGAAATGTGGGCATCGAGGCTTTTAAGAGTGTGCCATTTAGTGCAGGCCCAAGGCGGTGCATTg CTGAAAAGTTTGCCATGTACCAAATGAAGGCTCTGCTCTCACAGTTGGTGCGACGATTTGAAATCTTGCCGGCCGTAGATGGACTTTCCCCCGGAATCAACGACCATTCCCGCGAGGACTGTGTCCCACAGAGCGAATACGATCCAGTATTAAATATTCGAGTCACGCTGAAGTCGGAAAATGGCATTCAAATCAGACTGAAAAAGCGATGA
- the LOC128256920 gene encoding LOW QUALITY PROTEIN: uncharacterized protein LOC128256920 (The sequence of the model RefSeq protein was modified relative to this genomic sequence to represent the inferred CDS: deleted 1 base in 1 codon) — protein MWLVFYVFLALPLLVAAYLELTTFRRRKVLNKCKGPRGLPLVGNAHQMGKNPTEILDQVFAWWHQFGKGNFVFWIGTYSNVLVTSSKHLEFILSSQELITKSDIYQLTHPWLGLGLLTSTGSKWHKHRKMITPAFHFNILQDFHETMNENSNKFIMHLKKVAAGDSIFDFQDQAHYLTLDVICDTAMGVSINAMENRSSSIVQAFKDMCYNINMRAFHPLKRNEILYRLAPDYPAYRRTLKTLQDFTNDIIERRIAAHKSGAVSTSQGDEFTRKKMAFLDTLLSSTIDGRPLTANELYEEVSTFMFEGHDTTTSGVSFAVYLLSRHQDEQRKLLEEQREIMGDSDLGRDATFQEISQMKYLDLYIKEAQRLYPSVPFIGRYTDKDYVIDGDLVPKGTTLNLGIVMLGYNEKVFKDPHKFRPERFELEKPGPFEYVPFSAGPRNCIGQKFALLEIKTVVSKIIRNFEVLPALDELVSKDGSINTTLGLPPAERKKLDAHRHKYDPILSAVLTLKSENGLHLRLKERVHYNLLLFTLLTYSHKYLVPYLNTKNKYLSQHLPQLIGVFKQSVSHFALKSDLLATAVGCLWSRSKMWTILLCAFIGLPLLLVAYFEFGSLRRKRMLNKFQGPRMLPVVGNAHQMGKTPTEILNRFFGWWHDYEQANFRYWIGYYSNIMVTSPKYMEFILSSQTLISKSDVYDLTHPWLGLGLLTSTGSKWHKHRKMITPAFHFNILQDFHEVMNENSSKFVDHLRKVADGDNIVDFQEETHYLTLDVICDTAMGVSINAMENRSSSVVQAFKDMCYNMKMRAFNPWKRNEMLYRLAPEYPAYSRTLKTLQDFTNDIIAKRIEARNSGVECHSQGDEFSRKKMAFLDTLLSSTVDGRPLTSQELYEEVSTFMFEGHDTTTSGIGFAVFLLSRHQEEQKKLFNEQCEVMGGSGLGRDATFQEISQMKYLDLFIKEAQRLYPSVPFIGRFTEKDYVIDGDIVPKGTTLNLGLLMLGYNDRVFKDPHRFRPDRFDLEKPGPFEYVPFSAGPRNCIGQKFALLEIKTVVSKIIRNFEVLPALDELVSKDGYISTTLGLPPAEKKKRDAHIHKYDPVLSAAMTLKSENGLHLRLKQRL, from the exons ATGTGGCttgtgttttatgtttttttggcCCTTCCGCTGCTGGTGGCTGCCTACTTGGAGTTGACCACGTTCCGCCGGAGAAAAGTGCTTAACAAGTGCAAAGGCCCCAGAGGCCTGCCCCTCGTGGGAAATGCCCATCAAATGGGCAAGAATCCCACAG AAATTCTCGACCAGGTGTTCGCCTGGTGGCATCAGTTTGGGAAGGGCAACTTTGTCTTCTGGATAGGAACATACTCCAATGTGTTGGTCACTAGTTCTAAGCATCTGGAG TTCATACTCAGCAGTCAGGAACTGATCACTAAATCCGACATTTATCAACTCACGCATCCTTGGTTGGGACTTGGACTTCTGACCAGCACCGGCAGTAAATGGCACAAGCACCGCAAGATGATCACCCCAGCCTTCCACTTCAACATCCTGCAGGACTTCCATGAGACGATGAACGAGAATTCGAACAAATTCATAATGCACTTGAAGAAGGTGGCTGCCGGGGACAGTATCTTTGACTTCCAGGACCAGGCCCACTATCTGACCTTGGATGTTATTTGCGACACAGCGATGGGTGTGTCCATCAATGCAATGGAAAATCGGAGCTCCTCCATTGTGCAGGCATTCAAAGA CATGTGCTACAATATCAACATGAGAGCCTTCCATCCCCTGAAGCGCAATGAAATACTGTACCGGTTGGCCCCCGATTACCCCGCCTATAGAAGGACTCTCAAGACCCTCCAGGACTTTACCAACGATATCATCGAAAGGCGCATTGCGGCCCACAAATCGGGAGCAGTTTCGACCAGCCAAGGTGACGAGTTCACACGCAAGAAAATGGCCTTTTTGGACACCCTGCTCTCGTCCACCATCGATGGTCGTCCTCTGACTGCGAATGAGCTGTACGAAGAGGTGTCGACTTTCATGTTTGAGGGACACGATACCACCACTTCCGGAGTGTCATTTGCTGTCTATTTGCTGTCCAGACATCAAGACGAACAG CGTAAACTGTTAGAGGAGCAACGCGAGATAATGGGTGACTCGGATTTGGGACGCGATGCCACCTTCCAGGAAATTTCCCAAATGAAATACCTGGATTTGTACATCAAGGAGGCCCAGCGTCTTTATCCTAGTGTACCCTTTATTGGACGCTACACGGATAAGGATTATGTGATTG ATGGCGATCTCGTGCCCAAGGGCACCACCCTCAACTTGGGTATCGTGATGCTGGGCTACAACGAAAAGGTTTTCAAGgatccccacaaattccgaccCGAACGCTTTGAGCTGGAGAAACCAGGACCCTTTGAGTATGTGCCCTTCAGTGCCGGCCCACGTAACTGTATTGGCCAAAAGTTCGCTCTGCTGGAGATCAAGACCGTGGTGTCGAAGATCATTCGCAACTTCGAGGTTCTGCCTGCCCTGGACGAGCTGGTTTCTAAGGATGGCTCCATAAACACCACCCTGGGATTACCTCCTGCTGAGCGGAAGAAGCTGGATGCACATCGTCATAAATACGATCCGATTCTGTCCGCTGTTCTGACCCTAAAATCAGAAAATGGTCTTCATCTTAGACTGAAGGAGAGG gtacATTACAACTTGTTACTTTTTACCTTACTTACTTATTCTCACAAATACCTTGTACCTTacctaaatacaaaaaacaagtaCCTTTCCCAACACTTGCCGCAACTGATTGGAGTATTTAAGCAGAGTGTCTCCCACTTTGCACTCAAATCCGATTTACTCGCCACAGCGGTCGGTTGTCTGTGGTCGCGCTCGAAAATGTGGACAATACTGTTGTGCGCCTTCATTGGCCTTCCGCTGCTCTTGGTGGCCTATTTCGAGTTCGGATCA CTGCGACGAAAGCGCATGCTAAACAAGTTCCAGGGCCCAAGAATGCTGCCAGTGGTGGGCAATGCCCATCAGATGGGAAAGACTCCCACAG AGATTTTGAACCGATTTTTCGGCTGGTGGCATGATTATGAGCAGGCTAATTTTCGATACTGGATAGGCTACTATTCGAACATTATGGTCACTAGCCCCAAGTACATGGAA TTTATACTCAGCAGTCAGACACTGATATCCAAGTCCGATGTCTACGATCTCACGCATCCCTGGCTGGGACTTGGACTTCTGACCAGCACCGGCAGTAAATGGCACAAGCACCGCAAGATGATCACCCCAGCCTTCCACTTCAACATCCTGCAGGACTTCCACGAGGTGATGAACGAGAACTCCAGCAAGTTCGTTGACCACTTGAGGAAGGTGGCGGATGGGGACAATATCGTTGACTTCCAGGAGGAGACTCACTATCTGACCTTGGATGTTATTTGCGACACTGCCATGGGTGTGTCTATAAATGCAATGGAAAACCGAAGCTCCTCCGTTGTGCAGGCCTTCAAGGA TATGTGCTACAACATGAAGATGAGAGCCTTCAATCCTTGGAAGCGTAATGAAATGCTCTATCGCTTGGCTCCCGAATATCCAGCCTATAGTAGGACTTTAAAAACCCTTCAGGACTTTACCAACGACATAATAGCAAAGCGAATTGAAGCTCGAAACTCTGGCGTTGAGTGCCACAGCCAAGGTGATGAGTTCTCGCGCAAAAAGATGGCCTTTTTGGATACACTTCTTTCGTCCACGGTGGACGGACGTCCCCTGACTTCCCAAGAGCTTTATGAGGAAGTTTCCACTTTTATGTTCGAGGGGCACGACACAACCACATCCGGAATCGGGTTTGCAGTCTTCCTGCTCTCCAGACACCAAGAAGAGCAG aaaaagttatttaacGAACAATGCGAGGTGATGGGCGGTTCTGGGCTGGGTCGAGATGCCACCTTCCAGGAAATCTCCCAAATGAAATATTTGGATTTGTTTATAAAGGAGGCGCAACGTCTTTATCCGAGTGTGCCTTTCATTGGTCGCTTTACGGAGAAAGACTATGTGATTG ATGGCGACATCGTGCCCAAGGGCACCACCTTAAACTTGGGCCTTCTCATGCTGGGTTACAATGATCGTGTTTTTAAGGATCCCCATCGATTCCGACCAGATCGCTTTGACCTGGAAAAACCAGGACCCTTTGAGTATGTGCCCTTTAGTGCCGGTCCACGAAACTGTATTGGCCAGAAGTTCGCTCTGCTGGAGATCAAGACCGTCGTGTCGAAGATCATTCGCAACTTTGAAGTCTTGCCCGCTCTGGATGAACTTGTTTCCAAGGACGGTTATATAAGTACGACCCTGGGCCTTCCTCCGGCGGAGAAGAAAAAGCGCGACGCGCATATCCATAAATACGATCCGGTTTTGTCGGCTGCCATGACTCTAAAGTCTGAGAATGGCCTGCATTTGCGCTTGAAGCAGAGGCTTTAA
- the LOC128256907 gene encoding larval cuticle protein 1, with protein sequence MFKFVMICAVLGLAVANPPAPHSVGRSEDVHADVLSRSDDVRADGFDSSLHTSNGIEQSASGDVHGNIHGNFAWISPEGEHVEIKYVADEHGYQPSGAWIPTPPPVPEAIARAVAWLESHPPAPEYHH encoded by the exons ATGTTCAAGTTT GTGATGATCTGCGCAGTTTTGGGTCTGGCGGTGGCCAACCCCCCGGCACCCCATTCCGTGGGACGTTCCGAGGATGTGCACGCCGACGTCCTTTCCCGCTCCGACGATGTCCGCGCCGACGGATTCGACTCTAGTCTGCACACCTCAAACGGAATCGAACAGTCCGCCAGCGGAGACGTCCATGGCAACATCCACGGCAACTTCGCCTGGATCTCCCCCGAGGGCGAGCACGTGGAGATCAAGTACGTGGCCGATGAGCACGGCTACCAGCCCTCGGGCGCCTGGATCCCCACCCCTCCCCCAGTCCCGGAGGCCATCGCCCGCGCCGTCGCCTGGCTGGAGTCGCACCCCCCGGCACCCGAGTACCACCACTAG
- the LOC128256908 gene encoding larval cuticle protein 2, which yields MFKFVMILAVVGVATALAPVSHSDDVHADVVSRSDDVRADGFDASLHTSNGIEQSASGDVHGNIHGNFGWISPEGEHVDIKYVADEHGYQPSGAWIPTPPPVPEAIVRALAWLESHPQAPEHSHHH from the exons ATGTTCAAGTTT GTGATGATCCTCGCCGTTGTGGGAGTGGCCACCGCCCTGGCCCCAGTGTCCCACAGTGATGATGTCCACGCCGATGTGGTTTCCCGCTCCGACGATGTCCGCGCCGACGGATTCGATGCCAGTCTGCACACCTCCAACGGAATCGAGCAGTCCGCCAGCGGAGACGTCCATGGCAACATCCACGGCAACTTCGGATGGATCTCCCCCGAGGGCGAGCACGTGGACATCAAGTACGTGGCCGATGAGCACGGCTACCAGCCCTCGGGCGCCTGGATCCCCACCCCTCCCCCAGTCCCGGAGGCCATTGTCCGCGCCCTCGCTTGGCTGGAGTCCCACCCCCAAGCCCCCGAGCATTCCCATCATCACTAA
- the LOC128256909 gene encoding larval cuticle protein 4, producing MFKILLVCALAALVAANENAEVKELVNDVSHDGFVSKLVLDNGSASSATGDVHGNIDGVFEWISPEGEHVRVSYKADENGYQPQSDLLPTPPPVPEAILKAIAYIQAHPSKE from the exons ATGTTCAAGATC CTGCTTGTCTGCGCCCTTGCCGCCCTGGTGGCCGCCAACGAGAATGCCGAGGTCAAGGAGCTGGTCAACGATGTGAGCCACGATGGCTTCGTGAGCAAGCTGGTCCTCGACAACGGATCTGCCTCTTCGGCCACTGGAGATGTCCACGGAAACATCGACGGAGTCTTCGAGTGGATTTCCCCCGAGGGCGAGCACGTCCGTGTTAGCTACAAGGCCGACGAGAACGGCTACCAGCCCCAGAGCGACCTCCTGCCCACCCCCCCTCCAGTCCCAGAGGCCATCCTCAAGGCCATCGCCTACATCCAGGCCCATCCCAGCAAGGAATAG